A genome region from Engraulis encrasicolus isolate BLACKSEA-1 chromosome 6, IST_EnEncr_1.0, whole genome shotgun sequence includes the following:
- the tm4sf4 gene encoding transmembrane 4 L6 family member 4: protein MCSGSCAKCLGITLIPLAILCLLCNIMLFFPGGYVADNNEHISDEVWYMGGIIGSGALMIFPALVFLGLKNNDCCGCCGNESCGKRFAMFTSIIFAAIGVLGAGYSIVVSCVAINRGPLCQQLDNTWGYPLVGGEYVTNHTSWDLCVAPERVVPWHVTLFCMILVMSLVQVALCAFQAINGLIGTICGDCCGCCGSDDSA from the exons ATGTGTTCTGGTAGCTGTGCCAAGTGCCTGGGTATCACTCTGATCCCCCTGGCCATTCTCTGCCTGCTCTGCAACATCATGCTCTTCTTCCCTGGAGGTTACGTTGCCGATAACAACGAGCACATCTCAGATGAGGTGTGGTACATGGGAGGAATCATTGGCTCTGGCGCATTg ATGATTTTCCCTGCTCTGGTGTTCTTGGGTCTGAAAAACAATgactgctgtggctgctgtggaAATGAGAGTTGCGGCAAGAGGTTTGCG ATGTTCACCTCCATAATCTTTGCTGCGATCGGCGTGTTGGGAGCTGGATATTCCATTGTTGTATCTTGTGTTGCTATCAACCGTGGACCTCTGTGCCAGCAGCTTGACAACACCTGGGGTTATCCTTTAGTTGGCGG AGAGTATGTGACCAACCATACTTCTTGGGACTTGTGTGTGGCTCCGGAGCGAGTGGTGCCGTGGCATGTGACTCTGTTCTGCATGATCCTGGTCATGAGCCTGGTGCAGGTGGCTCTGTGTGCCTTCCAGGCCATCAACGGCCTCATCGGGACCATCTGTGGAGACTGCTGCGGATGCTGCGGG AGTGATGACAGTGCCTAA